caaatgaagatctttttgatgaaatctgagagctttctgtccctcctttGACAGCTATGCAACAACCACTTTCAAGCCCTgaaagacatcattaaagttATCCATGTGACTCTAATGGTTTATCCTTAGTTTTATGAAATGCCGTGTGCTTTgtgcaaaaaaattatataatttaccACTATCTCTAACGCGCATTCACAAGAAGAGCACAGCGCGTTCATGCATGTTGTGATGACATGAGAGCAGACTTTGCGTGAACGTGCGTTTGAGATTGATATTTTGTACATATTGTTAAattcattttctttctttgtgCAAAAGCACTTAATAAAATAGAGGTTTAACCACTGAAGTAACATTAAttactttaatgatgtcttgAAAGTGGCAGCTGTCAATAGAAGGACTGAGGACTGCTCTCAgatttcacaaaaataaaaaaaataaaaaatctttctttgtgttacaaatatgaaaaaaattcTTATGGCTTTGGAAAGAAATGAGggtatgtaattaatgacaattttcttttttggggtgacctaaaccctttaataaatgtattataaatgaTCTAATCTTGATGGTTGTTTTTATCTGTAGAAAATGGCACAATTTTCTTTTAACACAAATGAgacttttcaaataaatgttaattagtttgttaaattgttaataataatgcatttgtAACTGTTCAATTGTTAGAACCCTTGAAAGTTTTTAAGCTGACATAAATTCTAAAGCTAGAGCACCACTTTTAATCTGTtgaagaaaaaggaaaaaacaggCCCTATGTTGTATCCTTTTTTCAGGCCCTAtgttatatcttttttttttttgtttactatGCAAAAGTCTAAAAACACACTATTACAATGTAATATATGCTGCCTAAATTACGCCTATTTAAGGTTTTGGCGATCGTTATGGACACATTCAGCGATGTGGAGATTTTCTGTGACATACTGGAGGCAACAAGAAAGCGCAATGTGTACGTCTATCTCCTCCTGGACCACACCAATATTCAGCTGTTTCAGGACATGTGTGAAACTGTAAAAATCAACAAGTCACACCTTTCTGTAAGTGATTATATTCTATTCAGAGCCCTTATATTTGCTGTTGTATATACCACAAAATGTTATTTGAAAATACGCAACATTTCTATCAGTTCTGCGAAAATAAACAAGTGGATGAGTTCCTTGTATTTAGTGTGTTTGCATGTATTTTTAACTCTTTGTCTTCATCTCCTCATACAGAGAATGTCTATTCGAAGCGTTCAAGGTGAGACATATTGTGCCAAATCGGGCAGAAAGTTCACTGGACAGATGAGAGAGAAGTTCATCATTGTGGACTGCACAAAAGTGCTGGTCGGCTCGTACAGGTATCATCTAGATTAGTTTGCAACTTTAATCTAGTTATAAttacatgctgttttttttttttataattgagagaataatacagtaatatttgtacttttagaAATTCATTAGTCCAAAACATTATAAGTGAAATAAAATGACGAGTCCTTCATAGCATAAACACGTTCCCTTGAATTATGAtacaatatagatttttttttcttttgagtagCAGCTCTTAACTTTCCAATCACAACATTTAGAGTTACAGCTAGACGTGGTCAATTTCTGCACCACAAGCAGCatcaaacacaaatgaaaaaaataatgcaaaaataaaataaaaataataattgcaaATACTCACGTCTGCCAAATAGCGTGTAGGCTACCTCAAACTTGGGTTGGGCCGTTTACACCTCACGCTTTAATCCGCAAAACTAGCCgaacgctgtgtgtgtgtgtgtgtgtgtgtgttataaatcaggaatggtgagagaatTGTGTGCTTGGTACGCGTTTCATATTCAAACCAAAATTGGGTCTCCAGCCAACAATGTGTATTATAGCTATTTAGCGAGCTTCCCACAATTATTATACATTAGGTCAGTAGGcagtcttttgtggctgttttgAATGCATTCGATCACATGAGTGTTAACACTATGAAAACCATCCGGTCAAATGCATTTTGACTGCCTACGGACAAAAGTGGACAAGCGCAAAACGTTTTAGGccccgtttacacctgtatttagcatTGTCCACTTGTAATCCGACTGACCGAAACACTTCTTAATATCAGCCTACCAGGTGTAAACCAGCATTTATCTCGATTGCCCCTCCATTTAGTGCTGCTAGTGATGCAGAAACTTCACCTTTACCTCTCTTGGTTGTGAGTTCTTTCACTGATTCCTCTTTAACCCTGTGACAGTCTCACCTGGCTGTCCTGGCAGGTGCACAGAAGCTTGGCCGTACTCTTCAAAGGCAGCGGGGTTAAACCTTTCGACCTGGAGTTTCGCAGACTCTACGCACTTTCTAAGCCAGTGCCAGGATATTTCTGGCACACATCAAATCCTGCTGATCTCCACCTACCCTTTGAGAGACTCCAGATCCCAACGTGGCCAGCAGGGTTTCACAGGAATGCTGCCGACCACCACCAACAGAAGTGGTGCAAGCCGGGTATGCCAAGTTTCCAGACACCTCCTGTCCTGGTCAAACAGATCAGCTATCCAGGCGTCACTGGACCAAAAAGATTTCAATGGCTTCCCCGGAGGAACACAATCCATCATCCCATTGCTTGTCAGCCCCACCTCTTCAAAGATTATAATATGAGAAGCCAACACTGGTGCCCAAAACAGGGCAATCACATCAACAGAGATGTTCCTGAAGCTTCCCACTGGAGCTAGAGAAGGTTATAGTGATGCTTAGTTTTAGTAAACAGTGatgctgtaaataaatatatgcttaTTCCTTGAATGAGCAGATGTAGCAACTTTATTTAAAGAATTTCAACTTTATTGTTCTTTGTAACTGTAAAAGCATTCAACTGCAATAAAAGACATTTATACAAGTACAGTCACAATAtccatataattcatatttctCCTCCAGCTTTCTGTGTGTGGATCAA
This DNA window, taken from Pseudorasbora parva isolate DD20220531a chromosome 7, ASM2467924v1, whole genome shotgun sequence, encodes the following:
- the LOC137082677 gene encoding protein FAM83A, which codes for MNLESNGLSVRCYLKSKLMGKMRRRVQEMRNPNAQVSSLDLSHNESTRLAMDALLDKGLEGYQEVLIKENEANFLSAEEKTYILNNITKPLNDDEEADRDEEMSSSPSVSSETYFPAVTESEPPVLDYGWPVADWSYHLQGIPSVEVFFQSAKSSSMKDLLRELIRQATTVLAIVMDTFSDVEIFCDILEATRKRNVYVYLLLDHTNIQLFQDMCETVKINKSHLSRMSIRSVQGETYCAKSGRKFTGQMREKFIIVDCTKVLVGSYSLTWLSWQVHRSLAVLFKGSGVKPFDLEFRRLYALSKPVPGYFWHTSNPADLHLPFERLQIPTWPAGFHRNAADHHQQKWCKPGMPSFQTPPVLVKQISYPGVTGPKRFQWLPRRNTIHHPIACQPHLFKDYNMRSQHWCPKQGNHINRDVPEASHWS